One segment of Sinorhizobium sp. BG8 DNA contains the following:
- a CDS encoding FMN-dependent NADH-azoreductase — MNVLHIDSGILGDHSVSRRLTAAIVAQIKADHAEAKVVYRDLVAEALPHLHGGHLMAANAKPEEIDAQVAGEVAVSATVLDEFLAADTLVIGAPMYNFSLPSQLKAWIDRIAVAGKTFRYTENGPEGLAKGKKVIVVSTRGGHYSSGPAAAMDHQEAYLQAVLGFLGITDIEFVRAEGLALGGDAKDSAIAEAEKSIAGRGDWKLAG, encoded by the coding sequence ATGAACGTTCTTCACATCGACTCCGGCATTCTCGGAGACCATTCCGTATCCCGCCGCCTGACAGCGGCCATCGTCGCCCAGATCAAGGCCGATCACGCCGAGGCCAAGGTGGTTTACCGCGATCTCGTTGCCGAGGCGCTTCCCCACCTTCACGGCGGACACCTGATGGCGGCCAACGCCAAGCCCGAGGAAATCGACGCCCAGGTTGCCGGCGAAGTTGCCGTATCGGCGACCGTCCTCGATGAGTTCCTCGCAGCCGACACGCTCGTCATCGGTGCTCCTATGTACAACTTCTCCCTGCCGAGCCAGCTCAAGGCCTGGATCGACCGCATCGCGGTCGCCGGCAAGACCTTCCGCTACACGGAAAATGGTCCCGAAGGCCTGGCCAAGGGCAAGAAGGTGATCGTCGTCTCCACCCGTGGCGGCCACTACTCCAGCGGCCCTGCTGCGGCCATGGACCACCAGGAAGCCTACCTGCAGGCAGTCCTCGGCTTCCTCGGCATCACCGATATCGAATTCGTTCGGGCAGAAGGCCTGGCGCTTGGTGGTGACGCCAAGGATTCCGCGATTGCCGAAGCCGAGAAGTCGATCGCCGGCCGTGGCGACTGGAAGCTCGCCGGCTGA
- a CDS encoding RNA methyltransferase — protein sequence MSKDEKTGKSAKDTHYAKLRRAHRDQRRERGEIPTPKDDRRRRQAESWKAPEIAPDQVFLYGLHTVRAALDNAERKIVKLSVTQNAALRLELPDPATLPYPVETVLPSDLDKILGPEAIHQGVMLETRPLPVRRLEALKDSPLILVLDQVTDPHNVGAIMRSAVAFDAGAVITTMRHSPTESGVLAKTASGALELIPYIQITNLAEALEELHKLGFLTIGLDSEGPQPLEGTFSGDRIALVMGSEGKGLRQKTRATCKALARLDMPGAIKSLNVSNAAAIAMYAARQFLAK from the coding sequence ATGAGCAAAGACGAAAAGACCGGCAAGAGCGCCAAAGACACCCACTACGCCAAGCTGCGCAGGGCGCACCGCGACCAGCGGCGCGAACGGGGCGAAATACCCACGCCCAAAGACGACCGCAGGCGCCGGCAGGCCGAGAGCTGGAAAGCGCCGGAAATCGCGCCCGACCAGGTCTTCCTCTACGGACTTCACACGGTTCGCGCGGCTCTCGACAACGCCGAGCGAAAGATCGTCAAGCTCAGCGTGACCCAGAACGCCGCCCTCAGGCTCGAGCTGCCGGATCCGGCCACCCTGCCCTATCCCGTCGAAACCGTGCTTCCTTCCGATCTCGACAAGATCCTCGGACCCGAGGCGATCCACCAGGGCGTCATGCTGGAGACGCGTCCCTTGCCCGTCCGCAGGCTGGAGGCACTCAAGGACAGCCCGCTTATCCTCGTGCTGGACCAGGTGACGGATCCGCACAACGTGGGTGCCATCATGCGCTCCGCCGTCGCGTTCGACGCAGGCGCCGTAATCACCACAATGCGCCACTCGCCCACCGAGTCGGGCGTGCTTGCCAAGACCGCTTCCGGTGCTCTCGAGCTCATTCCCTATATCCAGATCACCAATCTGGCCGAGGCGCTCGAGGAACTGCACAAGCTTGGATTCTTGACCATCGGTCTCGATTCGGAAGGTCCGCAGCCGCTCGAGGGTACTTTCTCCGGCGACCGAATCGCACTCGTCATGGGATCAGAGGGCAAGGGACTGCGCCAGAAGACGCGCGCCACCTGCAAGGCGCTTGCGCGCCTCGACATGCCCGGCGCCATCAAGTCGCTGAACGTGTCGAATGCCGCGGCGATCGCCATGTATGCCGCACGGCAGTTTCTCGCGAAGTAG
- a CDS encoding DUF2303 family protein — MDQLSETAVTAIAALAQEAKTEIVIISLPSSVQGVPASIPVLLNRTNGSVSGIHNLVEPWRTRPERKIGTAAVATLESFVELVNRHRLSTSAIFAETDWQKPSLTAVIDYHAAAVPDNGKHRILYSFPQSEEWKVWTAVHGKAMDQASFAEFIEDHAHDLAAPDTLEEETFAKMFSAKVAFPNDLVVLSRGLQINAEVRVKNAIKLQSGESQIVFEEDHKNADGQPISVHGVFVINIPIFHGGEATRIPVRLRYKLRDGVIAWTFVLFRPDLYITEEVRRALEFAARETELPKFEGRPEMSGTSA, encoded by the coding sequence ATGGACCAGCTGTCCGAAACCGCCGTCACAGCAATCGCCGCCCTCGCGCAGGAGGCGAAGACCGAGATCGTCATAATCTCCCTTCCGTCCAGCGTTCAGGGCGTGCCGGCGAGCATTCCCGTCCTGCTCAATCGTACCAATGGCAGCGTCTCCGGTATCCACAACCTCGTCGAGCCGTGGCGCACACGCCCGGAGCGCAAGATCGGCACGGCGGCCGTCGCAACGCTCGAGTCCTTCGTAGAGCTGGTGAACCGGCACAGGTTGAGCACGAGCGCGATCTTTGCCGAAACCGACTGGCAGAAGCCGAGCCTCACCGCCGTGATCGATTATCACGCCGCAGCCGTTCCCGATAATGGCAAGCACCGCATCCTCTATTCCTTCCCCCAGTCGGAGGAATGGAAGGTCTGGACGGCCGTGCATGGCAAGGCAATGGACCAGGCGTCCTTTGCCGAATTCATCGAAGATCACGCTCACGACCTTGCCGCCCCCGATACGCTGGAGGAGGAAACCTTCGCGAAGATGTTCTCCGCGAAGGTCGCCTTCCCGAATGATCTCGTTGTGCTGTCCCGCGGCCTGCAGATCAACGCCGAGGTGCGCGTGAAAAACGCCATCAAGCTGCAGTCGGGCGAAAGCCAGATCGTTTTCGAGGAAGATCACAAGAACGCCGACGGCCAGCCGATCAGCGTGCATGGCGTCTTCGTCATCAACATCCCGATCTTCCACGGCGGCGAGGCGACACGCATCCCCGTGCGCCTGCGATACAAGCTGCGCGACGGCGTCATTGCCTGGACCTTCGTCCTCTTCCGGCCCGATCTCTACATCACCGAGGAAGTCCGCCGCGCGCTCGAATTCGCCGCGCGCGAGACCGAGCTGCCGAAGTTCGAGGGCCGCCCGGAAATGTCCGGCACGTCAGCCTGA